A region of Polyangiaceae bacterium DNA encodes the following proteins:
- a CDS encoding response regulator, producing the protein MAEYSCLIVEDSPMMRQLLVFALARVKNLRVTEADDGVDGLRKLASARYDIIVTDINMPIMDGLKLVKRVRSDPVHKDTPIVIITTEGSHEDRQRALQLGANAYITKPIQAPQVIATVKELLKIE; encoded by the coding sequence ATGGCGGAATACTCCTGCTTGATTGTCGAAGACTCGCCGATGATGCGGCAGCTTCTGGTGTTCGCGCTCGCCCGCGTGAAGAACCTCCGTGTGACGGAGGCGGACGACGGTGTCGACGGCCTACGCAAGCTCGCGTCTGCTCGCTACGACATCATCGTGACCGACATCAACATGCCCATCATGGACGGGCTGAAGCTGGTCAAGCGGGTGCGCAGCGATCCGGTTCACAAGGACACCCCCATCGTCATCATCACGACGGAGGGCTCGCACGAGGACCGGCAGCGGGCGCTCCAGCTCGGCGCGAACGCCTACATCACCAAGCCCATCCAGGCTCCGCAGGTGATCGCGACGGTGAAAGAGCTCCTGAAGATCGAGTGA
- a CDS encoding phosphoribosylanthranilate isomerase — MSVWVKICGITRVEDAELAVDAGADAIGLNFVPGSPRRVERALAEALVACCRGRVEIVGVIADLGLEEARRLRDELGLDALQLHGDEPPGLLAALLPAAFKAVRVGSALDAEDAARFGGERLLLDAKVAGQLGGTGQRVDPGWVRGLARRRRVILAGGLTPGNVAAAVRAVAPWGVDVASGVERSAGVKAEALVRAFVAEARRAGES; from the coding sequence GTGAGCGTCTGGGTCAAGATCTGCGGCATCACCCGCGTCGAGGACGCCGAGCTGGCCGTCGATGCCGGCGCCGACGCCATCGGTCTGAACTTCGTGCCGGGCTCGCCGCGACGGGTCGAGCGCGCTCTGGCCGAGGCCCTCGTCGCCTGCTGCCGGGGGCGAGTCGAGATCGTCGGCGTGATCGCCGACCTGGGGCTCGAGGAAGCGCGCCGTCTGCGCGACGAGCTCGGCCTCGATGCGCTCCAGCTCCACGGCGACGAGCCCCCGGGGCTGCTGGCGGCGCTCCTGCCGGCGGCGTTCAAGGCGGTTCGGGTCGGCAGCGCGCTGGACGCCGAGGACGCGGCGCGCTTCGGGGGCGAGCGCCTGCTCCTGGACGCAAAGGTCGCGGGGCAGCTCGGCGGCACCGGGCAGCGCGTGGACCCCGGATGGGTCCGCGGGCTCGCGCGCCGCCGGCGAGTGATCCTGGCCGGGGGCCTCACTCCGGGCAACGTCGCGGCCGCCGTCCGGGCCGTGGCACCTTGGGGCGTGGACGTGGCGAGCGGGGTGGAGCGCTCGGCCGGGGTGAAGGCCGAAGCTCTGGTCCGCGCCTTCGTGGCAGAGGCGCGTCGGGCGGGGGAGAGCTAG
- the trpB gene encoding tryptophan synthase subunit beta, with translation MQPGYFGEFGGRFVAETLVPALLELERAFHEIVLGEPFQREWRELLRSYVGRPTPLWRAERLTRAIDASGTELGELWLKREDLCHTGAHKINNALGQVLLAKQLGKTRIIAETGAGQHGVATATAAAVMGLPCDVYMGAVDVARQAPNVARMKMLGARVLSVESGSRTLKDAMNEALRDWVTNVAGTHYCVGSAAGPHPYPTLVAELQRVIGDEARSQWAEGPGGLPDAVVACVGGGSNAIGMFRAFIHDEVALYGVEAAGEGVETGRHAATLTQGRVGVLHGARTLVLSDEHGQILEAHSISAGLDYPGVGPEHAALMRSGRARYSAVTDSQAVAAAHLVARTEGILIALETAHAFAALPEIARAERKRLGRAARFALCLSGRGDKDLGTLEEATR, from the coding sequence ATGCAGCCCGGCTATTTCGGCGAGTTCGGCGGGCGTTTCGTCGCAGAGACGTTGGTGCCGGCGCTGCTCGAGCTCGAGCGGGCCTTCCACGAAATCGTGCTCGGTGAGCCCTTTCAGCGCGAGTGGCGCGAGCTCCTCCGCTCCTACGTTGGGCGCCCTACGCCGCTCTGGCGCGCAGAGCGGCTGACCCGCGCCATCGACGCGAGCGGGACCGAGCTCGGCGAGCTGTGGCTCAAGCGCGAGGATCTCTGTCACACCGGCGCCCACAAGATCAACAACGCCCTCGGCCAGGTGCTCCTGGCGAAGCAGCTCGGAAAGACGCGCATCATCGCGGAGACCGGCGCGGGCCAGCACGGGGTCGCGACCGCGACGGCCGCCGCGGTGATGGGCTTGCCTTGCGACGTGTACATGGGCGCGGTGGACGTCGCCCGGCAGGCGCCCAACGTCGCGCGCATGAAGATGCTCGGCGCCCGCGTGCTCAGCGTCGAGAGCGGCTCGCGCACGCTGAAGGACGCGATGAACGAAGCGCTGCGCGACTGGGTGACCAACGTCGCCGGTACGCACTACTGCGTCGGCTCCGCGGCGGGGCCGCACCCGTACCCCACGCTGGTGGCCGAGCTGCAGCGGGTGATCGGCGACGAGGCCCGCAGTCAGTGGGCCGAAGGCCCCGGCGGGTTGCCGGACGCCGTCGTGGCCTGCGTCGGCGGCGGCTCGAACGCCATCGGCATGTTCCGCGCCTTCATCCACGACGAGGTGGCGCTCTACGGCGTGGAGGCCGCGGGTGAAGGCGTCGAGACGGGGCGGCACGCGGCGACCTTGACCCAGGGGCGGGTCGGCGTGCTGCACGGCGCACGCACGCTGGTGCTCTCGGACGAGCACGGTCAGATCCTGGAAGCCCACTCGATCAGCGCGGGCCTCGATTACCCGGGCGTGGGTCCGGAGCACGCCGCGCTGATGCGTTCGGGCCGCGCGCGTTACTCGGCCGTCACCGACTCGCAGGCCGTGGCCGCCGCGCACTTGGTGGCGCGGACGGAGGGCATCCTGATCGCGCTCGAGACGGCGCACGCCTTCGCCGCTCTGCCCGAGATCGCGCGTGCCGAGCGCAAGCGCTTGGGTCGCGCGGCGCGTTTCGCGCTCTGCCTGTCCGGGCGCGGCGACAAGGATCTGGGTACGCTCGAGGAGGCGACCCGGTGA
- a CDS encoding tryptophan synthase subunit alpha: MSVARLDECFAACRGAGRPALVIYLTVGDPSLEDSLGCARAALEAGADVLELGVPFSDPSADGPVIAAASQRAIRAGGSLSAALELATRLRERSSAPLVLFTYLNPLIAFGEARLPGALAAAGVDALLVVDLPAEEGAELRAGLGREDIAVVPLIAPTTSEEREASVLSGARGFVYYVSATGVTGLGDAPLERAAERARAVSARSGLPVVVGFGVDSPEKARLLARAGVDGVVVGSTVVKAIAAASDGAARVRVVSELVKSLRAAVGRGAQA, encoded by the coding sequence GTGAGCGTGGCGCGCCTCGACGAGTGCTTCGCGGCGTGCCGAGGTGCGGGCCGTCCCGCGCTGGTCATCTACCTGACCGTCGGCGATCCCAGCCTGGAGGACTCGCTCGGCTGCGCGCGCGCGGCGCTCGAAGCCGGAGCGGACGTGCTCGAGCTCGGCGTGCCGTTCAGCGATCCCAGCGCAGATGGCCCAGTGATCGCCGCGGCGAGCCAGCGCGCCATCCGGGCCGGCGGCTCGCTCTCGGCGGCGCTCGAGCTGGCGACGCGCTTGCGCGAACGGAGCAGCGCGCCGCTGGTCTTGTTCACCTATCTCAACCCGCTGATCGCCTTCGGCGAAGCGCGCCTGCCGGGTGCGCTCGCTGCCGCCGGGGTGGACGCGCTCCTGGTGGTCGACTTGCCTGCGGAAGAAGGCGCGGAGCTCCGAGCGGGGCTCGGCCGCGAGGACATCGCCGTCGTGCCGCTGATCGCGCCCACCACCAGCGAGGAGCGCGAGGCGAGCGTGCTCTCCGGCGCTCGGGGCTTCGTCTATTACGTGTCGGCGACCGGCGTGACCGGGCTCGGGGACGCGCCGCTCGAGCGCGCTGCCGAGCGAGCGCGCGCCGTCTCGGCCCGGTCGGGGCTGCCGGTGGTGGTGGGCTTCGGCGTGGATTCTCCGGAGAAGGCCCGGCTCCTCGCGCGCGCGGGGGTGGACGGGGTGGTGGTGGGGAGCACGGTCGTGAAGGCGATCGCCGCTGCCTCCGACGGCGCCGCCCGCGTTCGCGTCGTGTCCGAGCTG